A window from Cryptomeria japonica chromosome 1, Sugi_1.0, whole genome shotgun sequence encodes these proteins:
- the LOC131073518 gene encoding (R,S)-reticuline 7-O-methyltransferase, with protein MNDPAADMERHTGEICADSMFESGEEELAGQAEAWKYTFAFVESLAVKSVVLLGIPDIIARHGPKATLSLSQIAAELPSEKPDVNCLFRILRFLVAKNFFRAETSEGANEVRYGLTPVSKWMVKDGGAAPSLSMATILLMHNDMTTMATWHHLNESVLHGGVAFEKAHGLHMGDYMAAQPHYKDHFYKAWECNNKIVMKAILSKYEGFQGLNSLVDVAGRTGADLAEIVKAYPTISGINYDLPNVIATAPHFPGVKHVGGDMLKGVPSGDAVFMKWILHDWSNEDCVKILKQCRKAIPETGKVLIVDTVLNAREKTAVDPSLGFAYDLAKLAFTSHGGRERSEEEWKNVLKEGGFPRSNIIAIPTLASLIEAFPY; from the exons ATGAATGACCCAGCAGCTGATATGGAGCGCCACACTGGAGAAATCTGTGCAGATAGCATGTTCGAGAGCGGAGAAGAAGAACTCGCCGGACAGGCAGAGGCATGGAAATACACATTTGCGTTTGTGGAGTCTTTGGCAGTAAAGTCGGTCGTTTTGCTCGGAATCCCTGACATCATTGCACGCCATGGCCCCAAAGCAACGCTTTCCCTCTCACAAATCGCAGCGGAGCTGCCCAGCGAAAAGCCCGACGTCAATTGCCTGTTCAGAATCCTGCGCTTCCTCGTTGCCAAGAATTTTTTCAGGGCCGAAACGAGCGAAGGGGCGAATGAGGTGAGATACGGGCTAACCCCCGTTTCTAAATGGATGGTAAAAGACGGCGGGGCGGCGCCCTCTCTCTCCATGGCTACCATACTGCTTATGCACAACGACATGACGACAATGGCCACGTGGCACCATCTCAACGAGAGCGTCCTCCACGGTGGCGTGGCTTTCGAGAAGGCTCACGGCCTCCATATGGGGGACTATATGGCCGCGCAGCCTCATTACAAAGACCACTTCTACAAAGCCTGGGAGTGCAACAACAAAATCGTGATGAAGGCCATCTTGTCTAAATACGAGGGGTTTCAGGGCTTGAATTCCTTGGTAGACGTTGCAGGCCGCACAGGGGCAGATCTTGCAGAGATTGTGAAGGCCTATCCAACTATTAGTGGCATCAATTACGATCTTCCCAATGTCATAGCTACGGCTCCTCATTTCCCAG GGGTAAAGCATGTGGGAGGAGACATGTTGAAAGGTGTGCCATCCGGGGACGCTGTATTCATGAAG TGGATCTTGCATGATTGGTCAAACGAGGACTGCGTGAAAATTCTGAAGCAGTGCAGAAAGGCGATTCCAGAGACAGGGAAGGTGCTAATTGTGGATACGGTTCTGAACGCCCGAGAGAAGACGGCGGTGGATCCTAGTTTGGGTTTCGCGTATGATCTGGCAAAACTTGCGTTTACTAGCCATGGTGGGAGAGAGAGAAGTGAGGAGGAGTGGAAGAATGTGTTAAAGGAAGGAGGATTTCCTCGTTCAAATATCATTGCCATTCCAACACTGGCGTCTCTGATTGAAGCTTTTCCTTATTAG